From a single Salvelinus sp. IW2-2015 linkage group LG22, ASM291031v2, whole genome shotgun sequence genomic region:
- the LOC111982642 gene encoding FMR1-interacting protein NUFIP2 encodes MNCKNDTPSELKTRDGKSESIALPNGVVLLNPDLYANGYPSMPGSDSGGSGSESGYITPKKRWAQRSAMAEESVTARQEKFALQAVMVTNKHDTEPHTPEAADTAAGSQSPTSITGVPPVAQAPVVQVGELQCKNSGGKAAAGSVKKLEDRLSKAKLTSPKKDSWTLFKPPPVFPVDNSSAKTVPKVSYASKVKENLNKAGDTSPPQSQVPTRLSQVPMSAVKTITSPSFTNGLLSEEGNSCPLPAPLFTTTVCTGAMHVSLPRKWENEASLSSNGTNMSGTPSVTTRELRKPSLLVYPLATSNMQPALPSARQVDSPASKTNPKALVDIFQNQWGLSFINEPSAGPEVGPAVGQPALKGQIVEITFQGGGPTALPLQVSATSTLRPDKPLFPRAYKQDQQTISQVQSNVGKSGPHLAPGPDVALGGQAPGTDTLIGEAGSRCAIVSSSKDPGAELPLASHAHPVSVLVKEHSHHKGCVPRSWGAFDLKAAVIYHTKEIEYIQNLQKQDSKGVVFYEQSKDGPVQLSHD; translated from the exons ATGAATTGCAAAAATGACACGCCTTCAGAGTTGAAAACGCGTGATGGCAAGAGCGAGTCCATTGCTTTACCAAATGGCGTTGTGCTCCTCAACCCTGACCTGTATGCTAACGGCTACCCCAGCATGCCTGGATCAGACAGTGGTGGCAGTGGTTCTGAGAGTGGATACATCACTCCCAAGAAACGCTGGGCTCAGCGGAGTGCAATGGCAGAGGAGAGTGTGACTGCTCGGCAGGAGAAGTTTGCGCTTCAGGCAGTTATGGTCACTAACAAACATGACACGGAGCCTCACACTCCAGAGGCTGCCGATACAGCAGCAGGCTCTCAGTCTCCCACCTCCATCACAGGTGTCCCACCTGTGGCTCAGGCCCCTGTGGTTCAGGTTGGTGAACTACAGTGTAAGAACTCTGGCGGCAAGGCTGCTGCAGGCTCTGTTAAAAAGCTGGAAGACAGACTAAGCAAAGCTAAGCTTACCTCACCAAAAAAGGATTCATGGACCCTCTTTAAACCACCCCCTGTCTTTCCTGTGGACAATAGTAGTGCCAAAACAGTACCCAAGGTCAGTTATGCAAGTAAAGTGAAAGAGAATCTAAACAAAGCAGGTGACACCTCACCTCCCCAGTCCCAGGTGCCCACCAGACTCTCCCAAGTCCCCATGTCTGCTGTCAAAACCATCACCTCTCCTAGCTTCACCAATGGACTCCTATCTGAAGAGGGGAATAGCTGCCCCCTCCCTGCGCCACTTTTCACCACTACTGTTTGCACTGGAGCAATGCATGTCTCCCTTCCCCGCAAGTGGGAGAACGAAGCATCCTTGTCCAGCAATGGCACTAATATGTCAGGCACCCCCTCCGTTACTACCAGAGAACTGAGAAAGCCCAGTCTCCTTGTTTACCCCCTGGCCACTTCAAATATGCAACCAGCCCTCCCCAGCGCCCGCCAAGTGGACTCACCTGCCTCTAAGACAAATCccaaagctctggtggacattttccAGAACCAGTGGGGGCTGTCGTTCATCAACGAGCCCAGTGCAGGGCCTGAGGTGGGGCCGGCAGTGGGGCAGCCAGCCTTGAAAGGCCAGATCGTGGAGATCACCTTTCAGGGAGGTGGCCCTACAGCTTTGCCTCTGCAGGTCTCTGCCACCTCCACTCTGAGACCTGACAAGCCCCTCTTCCCAAGAGCTTACAAGCAGGACCAACAAACTATCTCCCAAGTCCAAAGCAATGTTGGGAAATCAGGCCCTCACTTGGCACCTGGCCCTGATGTTGCGCTGGGAGGCCAAGCCCCTGGCACAGACACTCTGATTGGTGAGGCTGGGAGTAGATGTGCCATAGTGTCCTCTTCTAAGGACCCTGGAGCTGAGTTGCCTCTTGCCTCCCatgctcatcctgtgtctgttCTGGTGAAGGAGCACAGCCACCACAAGGGTTGTGTCCCAAGATCTTGGGGGGCGTTCGATTTAAAAGCTGCTGTTATCTATCACACTAAAG aGATTGAATATATTCAGAATTTACAAAAACAAG ATTCAAAAGGAGTTGTGTTCTATGAGCAGTCCAAGGATGGGCCTGTTCAGTTAAGTCATGACTGA